The Populus nigra chromosome 4, ddPopNigr1.1, whole genome shotgun sequence genome contains the following window.
AGGTGGGAATGTCAACTTTCTCTGGCAAGAGGAGACAActctgtttttttatagaaCATTGACCCTTCCTTCGTCGCTCCACGATGCCCGGTCCTTTcattatcaatataattttcttttatttattcccATTTCTATTAGAATAGTATTATTTTGAGGTCGTCTTGTGTAGCCCAGGTTTCTTGGCCTCCCACGCCGTGAAAAATCACTTGCTCATCATATCCCTCTAGCCCTTCATGCGCCGTCacgttattttctttattaaaaaaaaaaatattcccagCCCAACGGCTGTTTTTTACGGCGTTATATTAGACTTGTGTCTGGTAATGTTTTtcttaaagaattatttaatttaaaatatactaaaatgatatatatttttttattttttttatataaatccattcaaaatacatgtaaaagaactttaatttatttttttaaataaaaaatactttaaaaaatagatttacaAATACTTTCTAAACCCAACCCGTtttgagtttcaaattttaaaggttaatatatatatattttaaaaaattaagatagtttatttttaaaaagagtttAATAGCTTTTTATCAACTCAAGTCAGtttcttcttccatttttttaacttgaattgGTCAGCCAGTTTATAACTATAGCTTTTTTTAACACATGGTTCTGACTATGTGGCATATTATCAGAGGACCACGTCACCAGGCTTAACAATAATGTGGTACTGGAAAATCCCCGAGCCACCGCCACAACTAGGGAAATGGAATGCAAGGAATAAGAAGATGCCACCCTAATAATCCCCTGCAACCATATCCATCAGGTTCACACATCCCTAAAAATATCAAGGTCCAAGGATTCTGTTTTACTGACGTGGAAACTAACCATTTGTTGAAACGTTTAGGCGAGGTCAGACTGCATCGCAGAAAAATCAATGCCTTCATTTGTTCCGCTTAATCATAATTTCACGTCTATAGTTTATTCGgaaaaattaattagtcctTGTAGTTTAAGAAACCAGTACctaatccttgtttttttaaattatttataatgtaatccttttatcaattttatgttctttttttcatttattttacctCTTCCTtttctaaaaatagaaaaaaagcaCGTGAGATgagaaaatttgattaaaaaaaatataaattattagataatccTAGTATAATGCACTCATCCACGTAAAAATGGTAGtactttataatttcaaatatttaaccTTCATGTGATGCTTATTTAactatcataaatatttttacaatatttatatcattttaaaaatatataaattaaaattttttattcaatacgaagtgaaacataaaaacaatagtttttttatcctaatttTACCCAAataagagatatatatatacatgggaAATAGTTAATAATTTCtcgtaaataaatattttgtaacaaaaaaaaagaattaaattttcatttagtGTGATTTTTGTGAATTGATGTGAGTTGTTtaacaatattataaatatgtttggttagaaataacttattttaaatcaaattttattgcaAAATTAAGTTAGAATTTTGAtctaatcaattttaattttagtttttaacttaTAGATTCTAACCTATAAtacatatattattaaaaaaagttgatttaattcattttcataAATCATGTTTCTAatttaaagtgattttaaattatttttatcatacattatttatgaaaataatttttaaattgtaactCAAAGCTAAAAGTCGATTTCATAAGCCATATCAAATGTACTCTAAATTAAAAATGGGCAGTACTAGATAAAggactatttatttatttataacattTCAGGGGCTAAGTTATTACTTTTAATAAACTATAAGAATTGAATTAGAACCAACTCTCCTAGTCTCCCTTCCTCCCAGCCAGAGCTCTGAACCAGTAGTATATTAACGTTCTAGAAGAGAGCGGCACGCAGCCCTAGGTCTTCCAGTTGCTCTCCACAcgcctctccctctctctctctctcaaatcatCATCAATCAAATCTCAGAAACAGCCATGATTTGTTGTTAGCTTCCTCTCTGCAACCTGAGCTCATCATCTAATCCTTATCTGGTGTGCTTTTTTATGTGAAATCATCATGCATATAACAGGCTTAGGATCAGCCTCTTCAATTCTTAGGGCTTCTAGGGCTAGGTTTCCTCCTCCTGTCTCCAAAACTTCCCTTATCTATTCTCCTAAATTTTCTCCTTATTCGACCACTAATAACCAGCTCCGATCTTTGAGCTTCTCCTCCGCTGTTCGATCCTTCCGCTGCTCTTACTCTCGCTGGAGCCACGGTGTCGATTGGCGCTCTCCTGCTACTCTTCGCCATCAGATCAGAGCCGTTGCTCCCGTTGTCGAAAGCTTCCAGCGAAAGATCGCTACTATGGGTATTCTTCATTCTCATCTCCCCCAACTATCATCTGTTTCGATTTCtgtagttaattattttagctATAGATTTTCAGGGCAAATCATTTTGCCGTTTCagaaatgattgattttttgtaATCGGCTGGTTACTTTCTCAGTACTGAAGTGGATGGTTCTTTTTACTTGAGAACCtgctttaattattaattattaatgatcAAATAATAACAGCActgattaaatatatttgatttcttaAGCTCAAGAACATCCTTTCAAGGGAATTTTCACCAGCCTCCCCAAGCCAGGAGGCGGCGAGTTCGGAAAGTTCTATAGCCTGCCTGCTCTTAATGATCCAAGGATCGGTATTTTCTGCAACATTTGTGCTTCATTTCATTTGGGTTGTCAAATTTAAGTCAACTTAGCAAGATAGCTTTGACTATATGTGATCTGTGATGCGTGTTTCTTGTGTAAATAACAGAGAAACTGCCCTATTCCATCAGAATTCTTCTGGAATCTGCTATTCGTAATTGTGATAACTTCCAAGTAACAAAGGGTGATGTTGAGAAGATCATTGACTGGGAAAACACAGCTCCGAAACTAGTTGAGATTCCGTTCAAGCCTGCTCGTGTTCTTTTGCAGGTATGTCTGAAGCTTGAGAAGGTATACACTGTTTTGGCTATGATAATGAATTTGTGTTTGATCTGTACGTTTTATTTTCAGGATTTTACTGGAGTACCAGTTGTTGTTGATCTTGCTTCTATGCGTGATGCTATGGCCCAACTTGGCGGTGATTCCAACAAGATCAATCCTTTGGTGCGAGTCTTTTTTTCCATGAAGTTTGCTATATGCAAAGtcactttaatttattataatcagtttttgtttaaaaaacggTGCTAAAACACCTTTCCTAGACAAGCATGGTAAATATTGCTGCCTGCATGCTTCTGGAAATCTGAAACCGCTGTTTTCTGTCTTATCTCATCTTGTTCATTGATCCTGATCAAATTCTGGAAACTGCTTTGTTTCGCAGGTTCCTGTAGATCTTGTCATTGATCATTCAGTTCAAGTTGACGTGGCAAGATCAGAAAATGCAGTGCAGGCAAACATGGAGCTTGAATTTCAGAGGAACAAGGAAAGATTTGCCTTTCTTAAATGGGGTTCCACTGCTTTCCAAAATATGCTTGTGGTTCCTCCAGGTTCTGGTATTGTTCATCAGGTATAATATAAAAGGGTGGTGTGTTTCGTGTTCTGAGATTTGACATATTGGCTTATAACTCTCACTTCCTTTAGCAAGCCAATTATATCCCAGTTTGCATgactttttaatataatttcttatgGTAGTTGATAAATAACTAGAAGCTCAGACTAAGtatcgaatttatttttattgatgtacGGTGGTTGCACACTTAAATTTCAGGTGAATCTTGAATATCTTGGACGCGTTGTATTCAACACTGATGGTGTTCTCTACCCTGATAGTGTGGTTGGAACTGATTCTCATACAACCATGATTGATGGGTTAGGAGTAGCTGGCTGGGGAGTTGGAGGTATTGAAGCAGAAGCTGCAATGCTTGGCCAGGTAGTTAATGTGATATCTCAtggtcaaaaaaatatttctccaGTGTCAATACTAGAACTTCCCAAAAGATAACTAGTATGCCATCTTAAACCATGTTTCTATCACAGAAGAGTATGAATGCAAAGGCGAAGAATTTGCATTTTATTTGCACgcatttttaacttattttgttGTGGGattcctatattttttaattagtgtaTATCAGCATTATGTGGTTAAGTTTGGGCTCAAGTGCAATTTTCCCATGGTATGCGAGTGCTACTAATTTATCACTTCTAGGGATGCTTCTTTTTACTACTTATATAGTGTTTCTTTAATACTCAAGGTGTACTAGttgtatagtgtttttttaatacttaaggtgaatttgtttttctttcacatATTATGTATGGGGTTGCTATTGCATGGATGCTTTGGGATGCTATTCATTTTCAACTATCTGAAATAAGTGTGGAGGAGCATTATGCTATGATTTTGTCTCCTAACATTATACTTTCTCAAATTGACAGCCGATGAGCATGGTGTTGCCTGGTGTTGTTGGGTTCAAGTTAAATGGAAAGTTACACAATGGTGTCACAGCTACTGACTTGGTTTTGACGGTGACTCAAATGCTGAGGAAGCATGGTGTTGTTGGAAAGTTTGTTGAGTTTTACGGTAATTTGATTCATGGACCTTAATTGACTTAACTATCAATTGCTTTCTCTTGTTTCTTTTGGATGAGGATTTCATATTGTCTGTTTCCTGCAGGCGATGGAATGAGTAAGCTATCATTAGCAGACAGGGCTACTATAGCTAATATGTCTCCTGAGTATGGTGCAACTATGGGGTTCTTCCCAGTGGATCATGTTACATTACAATATCTCAAATTGACTGGAAGGAGTGATGAAACTGTGagtctcatttcttttttccaacATATAGTTTGCAATTTGAAATCTATACTGGATGCTAGTTGACGGGTCTTCTTTTAATAGGTGGCAATGATAGAAGCATATCTCCGTGCAAACAAAATGTTTGTTGACTATAATGAGGTAAAACCTTTTGCTCCTTTTTCAATGTTTATCTTTCTTCTGAGCACCTGATATActctttattttgttatttaccgTGCATCTATGAAAGTACTAATTTTCCCTCACCAATTAATTCAGCCCCAACCAGAAAGGGTGTACTCATCCTATCTACAACTGGACCTTGCGGATGTTGAGCCCTGCATTTCTGGACCAAAGAGGTGTGCACTTTTTTACATGCGTTAACTCCTGTTCATCAACACTATCTCACACACTGACACCTTGCAGCTCATTTTCAACGACTTCAATGCAAATCTAACATATCCCCTTCGATTTATAGCTCATCAAAGCATGTGTCATTCCTTGCAGGCCACATGATCGTGTTCCATTAAAAGAAATGAAGGCTGATTGGCATGCTTGTCTTAATAACAAAGTTGGATTTAAGGTTGGTTGTAAACCATTTCATTCAGTGGGAATAACTGATATCCATGATCTTTGTTTCCATTGGATCCAGttgtctaaaatttattttaatataatttgccTTTTCCCTGTTAAGGACTTCGATAAATTGAGTCAAAGGAAGTGTATCTGCTTCATATCATAATGACTATATGGTCACCAGCGGTTCAGTTTCTAGATTTCATTGGTTCCTATAGAGGTCATAGCTATACcgcattttcttgttcttttttttttttacactgggGCTTATCTTTGATACAAGTTGGCTGGATCTATATGTTTCCACAGTTAAAAGCCATTGAATGTTGCTTTTTTAGCCGAGAAAAGGATAGGTGGAAGTTTATGCTTTTCACTGCACTGTGAATGCTGGATCACTGTATTTATCAATGTTGCTCAAATTTTCATCCTTGCTGGATTTAAATGACACTCATTGATTACCCTTATTTATGCTTTGTCCATTTACACAGCTATAATGAAATTTCATTATCACTTCCATAACATCTGGTAACAGCACCACCTTTTACTTTGTTTGTCTGTCGCCTCTCCAACCACAAGGAGTAGTAAGTGTCTTCCATCTATCCTACCATTTGCTGTTAGCTCTCAACCTGGACTACACTGTAAATTCATCCACGATGTCCACACCCTATGTATGTTTGTATACAAAGGGGTAGTTTACTGAGGATGTGGGCGAATTATTTTCATTTGCATTTCTGCAGGCAATGATAATTTGCTGTTGATAGTGAAGCAAATGTATCCAATCTTAATAGGGATTGAGTggatttggattaatttttatttaattttttgggtAGGATACCATCGAACTGGCCTCAACTTCTGATTAGTGGTTttctacaaataaatttttaatctgaTATGAAAACAGGGTTTTGCTGTACCAAAAGAGGCACAGGACAAAGTGGCAAAGTTTTCATTCCATGGACAGCCAGCAGAGCTGAAACATGGTAGTGTTGTGATTGCTGCAATCACGAGCTGTACCAATACATCAAATCCCAGTGTCATGCTAGGTGCTGGTCTTGTTGCTAAGAAGGCTTGTGAACTTGGTTTAAAGGTTAGGCATGCATAGACTTCTTGTACTTGTATTCTTGAAGGTGCCTCCTCTCGCTGTTATGCCAATTTTCTTTCCCTGATCTTATCAATATGGCACAAGCATTTGTTTTGGCCCTTCTTATATTTCTAAGAATGTAAAAGCTACTGTAGAATTgaattattctttaattatcatttcataaTTGTCCACAGGTAAAGCCATGGATAAAAACAAGTCTAGCCCCAGGCTCTGGAGTAGTTACAAAATATTTACTCCAAAGGTATTACCTGAATAGTTTGAATGTTTATAGAATGCAAGTTCCTTTTAATTTTCGTACTTGAGAGAAACATCAGTTAAttatgtttgatatttttttttttttgcattttgtagTGGGCTGCAAAAATATTTGAATGAGCAGGGCTTCAATATTGTTGGATATGGATGCACAACATGCATTGGAAATTCTGGGGATTTGGATGAATCTGTTGGTTCTGTTATTTCAGAAAATGGTAATTTTGAGATTATATCGATACCATTAGTTCATTGACCGTGTTTGCATTTGAACTTCTCTTTTCTGACTACTTCCTCACTTTCTCTCTGCAGACATTCTTGCAGCAGCTGTGCTTTCTGGTAACCGAAATTTTGAGGGCCGTGTCCACCCCTTGACAAGAGCCAACTATCTTGCTTCACCTCCTTTAGTGGTTGCCTATGCCCTTGCTGGGACGGTATGTGTGCTTGATACGTAGACAAATGATTATATGTAAACCTTGCTTAATATGGTTTAGGGAGAGAggaatttaagttaattaatgttAAAGGGAGCTAAGTGTTGACCTAAAGAGGAGTTGGCTAAATTTTTTAGAGTAGCGGTgtcatttttctctctctttgtcaAACTTATACTAGGCATCACTTTTACTTGCATTTAGTGTTATGCCCCACTGgcatatatctttaaaaatattctaattaaattttgttcaagatttatttttgtcCTCACCAGGGCCTTCCTGTAACTTCATAAAGCTTCTAACAACACTGTTAACTCTTCGTGCCTTATACTCTTGACACTGTTACTGCTCTACCCTTATATATTCCAACCTGCTCTTTACACGGCATTTCAAACTTTGCTTTAGCTGCCCCAAGTTCCCAATGTTTGTCTCTGTTATGCTATTAGATAAGGTTTGTTGAttacatttttgttttgaaactaAGAGATGAACGGTGAAGGGTTTTTTCTTCGCAGCTCCTAATT
Protein-coding sequences here:
- the LOC133692482 gene encoding aconitate hydratase, cytoplasmic-like, which codes for MHITGLGSASSILRASRARFPPPVSKTSLIYSPKFSPYSTTNNQLRSLSFSSAVRSFRCSYSRWSHGVDWRSPATLRHQIRAVAPVVESFQRKIATMAQEHPFKGIFTSLPKPGGGEFGKFYSLPALNDPRIEKLPYSIRILLESAIRNCDNFQVTKGDVEKIIDWENTAPKLVEIPFKPARVLLQDFTGVPVVVDLASMRDAMAQLGGDSNKINPLVPVDLVIDHSVQVDVARSENAVQANMELEFQRNKERFAFLKWGSTAFQNMLVVPPGSGIVHQVNLEYLGRVVFNTDGVLYPDSVVGTDSHTTMIDGLGVAGWGVGGIEAEAAMLGQPMSMVLPGVVGFKLNGKLHNGVTATDLVLTVTQMLRKHGVVGKFVEFYGDGMSKLSLADRATIANMSPEYGATMGFFPVDHVTLQYLKLTGRSDETVAMIEAYLRANKMFVDYNEPQPERVYSSYLQLDLADVEPCISGPKRPHDRVPLKEMKADWHACLNNKVGFKGFAVPKEAQDKVAKFSFHGQPAELKHGSVVIAAITSCTNTSNPSVMLGAGLVAKKACELGLKVKPWIKTSLAPGSGVVTKYLLQSGLQKYLNEQGFNIVGYGCTTCIGNSGDLDESVGSVISENDILAAAVLSGNRNFEGRVHPLTRANYLASPPLVVAYALAGTVNIDFDKEPIGTGKDGKSVYFKDIWPTTEEIAEVVQSSVLPAMFKSTYESITKGNPMWNQLSVPASTSYSWDPSSTYIHEPPYFKNMTMNPPGAHGVKDAYCLLNFGDSITTDHISPAGSIHKDSPTAKYLLEHGVDRKDFNSYGSRRGNDEVMARGTFANIRLVNKFLNGEVGPKTVHIPTGEKLSVYDAAMRYKNAGHDTIVLAGAEYGSGSSRDWAAKGPMLLGVKAVIAKSFERIHRSNLVGMGIIPLCFKDGQDADTLGLTGHERYTIDLPSNISEIRPGQDVTVTTDNGKSFTCTARFDTAVELEYFNHGGILPYAIRSLMKQ